In Acidobacteriota bacterium, a single window of DNA contains:
- a CDS encoding PAS domain-containing protein — protein MKQASRPLTKLKITLLALGILLALAALLYTQYQLGGGGIESPTFNLQAILLAVLTVMNVLFLIVLVLVLARYLVKTFFEKRERTVFASVKTKLTLAFLALAIVPTGLFVFLAYTVINRSISQWFSAPAEEILRHSEELARSYYITAIDNVRSEMADFRGRAVRGALTWEDVTAFRQRRRLNAVLLLDARGRVLREDVARPDRGQPTVTLKDPALVVQNVHPGEIAHFVENHPDRDVVVCFAPSPWNDRGILVFLKALPGSVAYRSYLIIKAYQEYFRLRNQVELLRWQYLLIVSFAGISLLFAFVWFGIYISKQITGPVEALIAGSQRVAARDWSRPIEWAASDEFGTLVQSFNRMMGELARSQEAIEQANAGLTRMNRELAERNTFIQTVLDSVATGVVSVDTDLRITSSNSATRHLLKQRRVQDGATYLREVIPPEKMPELQRLLQEAEFHQRVSREITFETGKRTMHFAVTASAMRDADGQVSGYVVVFDDVSDLIRTEKAAAWQEVAKRLAHEIKNPLTPIQLYVERIRKQFGRLQDAGALPGNDSVSHFRQLLDDGLATVQTETGNLKYLVEEFSRFARLPNPVLLPVNLNQLVEEAAAAFRVAHPERRVETDLDPGLPPVYLDRELIRLVINNLLRNAADAVAEAGGDGRITVATAYREESRRVHLSVEDEGRGLADEHWENLFLPYFSTKKEGMGLGLTIVKKILDDHEAAVQAEPVHPHGCRFVVEFTHLRTPEEV, from the coding sequence ATGAAGCAAGCGTCGCGGCCGCTCACCAAGCTGAAGATCACCTTGCTGGCGCTGGGGATCCTGCTGGCCCTGGCCGCGCTGCTCTACACCCAGTACCAGCTGGGCGGCGGCGGAATCGAATCCCCCACCTTCAACCTGCAGGCCATTCTGCTGGCCGTGCTCACGGTGATGAACGTGCTGTTCCTCATCGTGCTGGTGCTGGTGCTGGCCCGTTACCTGGTCAAAACCTTCTTCGAGAAGCGGGAACGGACGGTGTTCGCCAGTGTGAAGACCAAGCTCACGCTGGCGTTTCTGGCGCTGGCCATCGTGCCCACGGGGCTGTTTGTCTTTCTGGCGTACACCGTGATCAACCGGAGCATCAGCCAGTGGTTCTCGGCGCCGGCCGAAGAGATCCTGCGGCACTCGGAGGAACTGGCCCGCTCCTATTACATCACTGCCATCGACAACGTCCGCAGCGAAATGGCCGACTTTCGAGGCAGAGCCGTCCGCGGTGCACTCACCTGGGAAGATGTGACCGCGTTCCGCCAGCGCCGCCGGTTGAACGCCGTGCTGCTGCTGGACGCCCGGGGCCGGGTGCTGCGCGAGGACGTTGCCCGGCCGGACCGCGGCCAGCCGACGGTGACCCTGAAGGATCCGGCACTGGTGGTGCAGAACGTGCATCCCGGCGAGATCGCCCACTTCGTGGAGAACCATCCGGACCGGGATGTGGTGGTGTGCTTTGCGCCGAGCCCGTGGAACGACCGGGGCATCCTGGTCTTCCTGAAAGCGCTCCCCGGCTCGGTGGCCTACCGGTCCTACCTGATCATCAAGGCGTACCAGGAATACTTCCGGCTCAGAAACCAGGTGGAGCTGCTGCGCTGGCAGTATCTCCTGATCGTGAGCTTTGCGGGCATCAGCCTCCTGTTCGCCTTCGTCTGGTTCGGAATCTACATCTCCAAGCAGATCACGGGACCGGTCGAGGCCTTGATCGCGGGATCTCAACGGGTGGCGGCGCGCGACTGGAGCCGGCCCATCGAATGGGCCGCCAGCGACGAGTTCGGCACGCTGGTTCAATCGTTCAATCGGATGATGGGCGAGCTGGCGCGCAGCCAGGAGGCCATCGAACAGGCCAACGCCGGGCTGACCCGGATGAACCGGGAGTTGGCGGAGCGCAATACGTTCATCCAGACCGTGCTGGACAGCGTGGCCACGGGCGTCGTTTCAGTGGACACCGATCTGCGGATCACCAGCTCCAATTCCGCCACGCGCCATCTGCTCAAGCAGCGTCGTGTCCAGGACGGTGCCACATATCTGCGCGAGGTGATCCCGCCGGAGAAAATGCCCGAGCTGCAGCGGCTCCTCCAGGAGGCCGAGTTCCACCAGCGGGTCAGCAGGGAGATCACCTTCGAAACCGGCAAGCGGACCATGCACTTCGCCGTCACCGCGTCGGCCATGCGCGATGCCGATGGGCAGGTGAGCGGCTACGTGGTGGTGTTTGATGATGTCAGTGACCTGATCCGGACCGAGAAAGCGGCCGCCTGGCAGGAGGTCGCCAAGCGGCTGGCCCACGAGATCAAAAATCCGCTGACGCCCATCCAGCTGTATGTGGAGCGGATCCGCAAGCAGTTCGGTCGCCTTCAGGACGCGGGCGCATTGCCGGGCAACGACTCCGTGAGCCATTTCCGCCAGCTCCTGGACGACGGGCTGGCCACGGTTCAGACGGAGACCGGCAACCTGAAGTACTTGGTGGAGGAGTTCAGCCGCTTCGCCCGTCTACCCAACCCGGTGCTGCTGCCGGTCAACCTGAATCAGCTCGTCGAAGAGGCGGCCGCGGCCTTCCGCGTCGCCCACCCGGAACGACGCGTCGAGACGGATTTGGATCCCGGCCTGCCGCCGGTCTATCTGGACCGGGAACTGATCCGGCTGGTCATCAACAACCTGCTCCGCAACGCCGCCGACGCCGTGGCCGAGGCAGGCGGCGACGGTCGGATCACGGTGGCCACGGCCTACCGGGAGGAGAGCCGCCGGGTGCACCTCAGCGTCGAGGACGAGGGCCGTGGACTCGCCGATGAACATTGGGAGAACCTCTTCCTGCCGTACTTCTCAACGAAGAAGGAGGGCATGGGGCTGGGGCTGACCATCGTCAAAAAAATCCTGGACGACCACGAGGCGGCTGTTCAGGCCGAGCCCGTCCACCCCCATGGCTGCCGGTTCGTGGTGGAATTCACCCACCTCCGCACCCCCGAAGAAGTCTGA
- a CDS encoding oxidoreductase — protein MGDESNSMERRTLLKAGLAGLAGIALGAACGRAPEPVAQSPEPASAPPAKGPVMTRTLGKTGLSVSIVGMGVMNADNPRLVEAALNAGINHVDTAHGYQNGRNEEMVGQAVKAFKRDAVVVATKVPPPGEGNAARRKVRYLEMLDISLRRLATDYVDILYLHNVSSRAGVLDETMLEVTAGIKKSGKARFIGVSTHSNEPEVLRAAMDSGFYDVVLTAYNFRQDHREEVRKAIVEAAGAGLGIVAMKTQAGVYWDRERLLPINMTAALKWVLQEPSVHTSIPGFTTFDQLETDLKVMAGLELTPAERLDLNEQPGVAGLYCQQCGRCRPQCPAALPIPDLMRSYMYAYGYRNPGLAHDVLAQLDLPGDPCADCATCDVRCVKGFPVRERVRDIARLRGAPRELLG, from the coding sequence ATGGGCGATGAGTCCAACAGCATGGAACGGCGGACGCTCCTGAAGGCGGGTCTGGCCGGCTTGGCCGGTATCGCGCTGGGTGCGGCCTGCGGACGCGCCCCGGAACCGGTTGCCCAATCGCCGGAACCGGCTTCGGCTCCGCCGGCCAAAGGGCCGGTGATGACCCGAACGCTCGGAAAAACCGGGCTGTCCGTTTCCATTGTGGGCATGGGCGTGATGAACGCCGACAACCCCCGCCTGGTCGAAGCGGCGCTGAACGCGGGCATCAACCACGTGGACACCGCCCACGGCTATCAGAATGGGCGCAACGAGGAGATGGTGGGGCAGGCGGTGAAGGCCTTCAAACGAGACGCGGTCGTGGTGGCTACCAAGGTCCCGCCGCCGGGAGAAGGCAACGCCGCCCGGCGCAAGGTGCGCTACCTCGAAATGCTCGATATCAGCCTGCGCCGGCTGGCCACGGACTACGTGGACATCCTGTATCTGCACAACGTGTCCAGCCGGGCGGGGGTGCTTGACGAGACCATGCTTGAGGTAACCGCCGGGATCAAGAAATCGGGCAAGGCCCGCTTCATCGGCGTCTCCACCCACTCCAATGAGCCGGAAGTCCTACGCGCCGCCATGGATAGCGGTTTCTACGATGTGGTGCTCACCGCCTACAACTTTCGCCAGGACCACCGGGAAGAGGTGCGTAAAGCCATTGTCGAAGCGGCCGGTGCGGGCCTGGGGATCGTGGCCATGAAGACCCAGGCCGGCGTCTACTGGGACCGCGAACGCCTCCTGCCCATCAACATGACGGCGGCACTCAAGTGGGTTCTGCAGGAACCGAGCGTGCACACGTCGATTCCCGGCTTCACCACCTTCGACCAGCTTGAGACTGACCTGAAGGTGATGGCCGGCCTGGAACTGACGCCCGCCGAACGGCTGGACCTCAACGAGCAACCGGGTGTGGCCGGACTGTATTGCCAGCAGTGCGGCCGGTGCCGACCGCAGTGCCCGGCGGCACTGCCCATCCCCGATCTGATGCGGAGCTACATGTACGCGTATGGTTATCGAAATCCCGGTCTGGCCCACGACGTGCTGGCGCAACTGGACCTGCCCGGCGACCCGTGCGCGGACTGTGCGACGTGCGACGTCCGCTGCGTCAAGGGTTTTCCGGTACGGGAAAGGGTCCGGGACATCGCCCGACTGCGCGGCGCGCCGCGTGAACTGCTGGGATGA
- a CDS encoding FHA domain-containing protein, whose amino-acid sequence MICPFCLKDFPAGYSQCPHCLGSMAGNPLPAYAGVFRRFFAFFFDVLIIAVPATGLYFGLTFALGSEQPMIPLAAMSAVLGLLGILQLVLLLTSGQTIGKKMLGAKIVGKDFEKAGVGNILMREIIGRMVCGLTASIGYLIILFNPQRRGLHDMIGGTVVLRKQKAAEVPIAAAPAPQPAFEAAPAPPPPTPAAPTAVPIAAPPVPEPAFQPPPPMPAAPPVPVMPPPAMPVAPPVPEPVKAPEAPAAVAEAGNCPACHSPIEDPSSKFCLVCGYPIQGGIKIYNQFCPNCKAPVPEGMPTCPSCNRLMAEVPPPVIAPLPLEAAAEATVVVSAPQIISYTADGRQEVFTLQIPLTKIGRNKDNHIPLPGEKAISGHHCEIYMEGNQFFIRDLQSTNGVYVNNRKVETSVLADGDKIKLGFKIFRFKQS is encoded by the coding sequence ATGATCTGTCCCTTCTGCCTGAAGGATTTCCCGGCAGGCTATTCCCAGTGTCCGCATTGCCTCGGTTCCATGGCCGGTAATCCCCTACCCGCCTACGCCGGCGTGTTCCGACGCTTCTTCGCCTTTTTCTTCGATGTGCTGATCATCGCCGTCCCGGCAACCGGCCTCTATTTCGGCCTGACTTTCGCGCTCGGATCAGAACAGCCGATGATCCCGCTGGCGGCCATGTCCGCAGTCTTAGGCCTGCTCGGGATCCTGCAGCTGGTGTTGCTGCTCACGTCCGGGCAGACGATCGGCAAGAAGATGCTCGGCGCCAAGATCGTCGGCAAGGATTTCGAGAAAGCGGGCGTGGGCAACATTCTGATGCGTGAGATCATCGGTCGGATGGTCTGCGGTTTGACCGCCAGCATCGGCTATCTGATCATCTTGTTCAACCCCCAGCGGCGCGGTCTGCACGACATGATCGGCGGCACGGTGGTCCTGCGCAAGCAGAAGGCGGCGGAGGTCCCGATCGCCGCGGCGCCCGCCCCCCAGCCCGCTTTCGAGGCAGCCCCTGCCCCGCCGCCGCCCACACCCGCAGCGCCGACTGCGGTGCCGATCGCGGCGCCGCCGGTGCCCGAGCCGGCCTTCCAGCCGCCTCCGCCGATGCCCGCAGCCCCCCCTGTTCCCGTGATGCCTCCCCCCGCCATGCCGGTGGCTCCGCCCGTTCCCGAACCGGTCAAAGCGCCCGAAGCACCGGCGGCGGTCGCCGAAGCGGGCAACTGTCCCGCCTGTCATTCTCCCATCGAAGATCCGAGCAGCAAGTTCTGCCTGGTGTGCGGATATCCGATTCAGGGCGGTATAAAGATCTACAACCAGTTCTGCCCCAATTGCAAGGCGCCGGTGCCCGAGGGGATGCCCACCTGCCCTTCCTGCAACCGGCTCATGGCAGAGGTGCCTCCGCCGGTGATCGCACCGCTGCCCCTCGAGGCGGCAGCCGAGGCCACGGTAGTCGTTTCGGCTCCCCAGATCATCTCGTACACCGCCGATGGACGTCAGGAAGTGTTCACCCTGCAGATTCCCCTGACCAAGATCGGCCGCAACAAGGACAACCACATCCCGCTGCCGGGCGAGAAAGCGATCTCGGGGCATCACTGCGAAATTTACATGGAAGGGAATCAGTTCTTCATCCGGGATCTCCAGAGCACCAACGGCGTGTACGTCAACAACCGGAAAGTGGAAACCAGTGTTCTGGCTGACGGCGACAAGATCAAGCTCGGCTTCAAGATCTTCCGCTTCAAACAAAGTTAG
- a CDS encoding RNA polymerase sigma factor has product MATQDLTLKDIPEAKLVLPYSDSELVAGDAARVCCRFEDVYAEYRDMIFHLAYRLLGHFDDALDLTQDVFMTVYRKLDTFRGESSLKTWLYRIVANKAANRQRWWRVRRRGRTVSLHDLNHAAMIRLNLSLSGGAPSPEQACAMRETQENLQRCLDRLPFKYRMVLLLRDIEAMSYEEIGNCLGLSLGTVKSRIARAREQLRSLMDSCLSGYPYGLR; this is encoded by the coding sequence ATGGCTACTCAGGATCTGACGTTGAAAGACATCCCGGAAGCAAAGCTGGTCCTGCCGTATTCGGACTCCGAACTCGTAGCGGGCGATGCAGCACGCGTGTGCTGCCGTTTCGAGGATGTCTATGCCGAATACCGCGACATGATCTTCCACTTGGCCTATCGCCTGCTGGGTCATTTCGACGACGCCCTCGATTTGACCCAGGATGTTTTCATGACCGTCTACCGGAAACTGGACACGTTCCGCGGCGAGTCATCATTGAAGACCTGGTTGTACCGGATCGTGGCCAACAAGGCGGCCAACCGGCAACGCTGGTGGCGCGTGCGGCGCCGCGGCAGAACGGTTTCGCTCCACGATCTGAACCATGCGGCGATGATCCGGCTCAACCTGTCCCTGAGCGGCGGTGCGCCGAGTCCGGAGCAGGCATGCGCCATGCGGGAAACGCAGGAGAATCTGCAGCGCTGTCTGGACCGGCTGCCGTTCAAATACCGGATGGTGCTGTTGCTGCGGGACATCGAGGCGATGTCCTATGAGGAGATCGGGAACTGTCTCGGGCTGTCCTTGGGCACGGTCAAGAGCCGGATCGCCCGGGCGCGCGAGCAACTGCGGAGTTTGATGGACAGCTGTCTGTCAGGGTATCCATATGGATTGCGATAA
- a CDS encoding M20 family metallopeptidase, giving the protein MRLTIQDYFKQHRQQITREMLNLLAEMVAQRTVNVVSEKLAEHPYLEFRGEEYRVAEIVTREFDRWDIRYDVHARHEGRPNVIGRLGRDRTGQRLLLAGHMDIVPPGDGWDSDPYMVTVRDGKVFGRGVLDNKGPLAAILLAARILKETVGEDALAGELQIAALSDEEATDPDGVDFGIGFLMEERRINPTWAIIPDIGENMKRIDIAEKGRAVVKITAFGRQAHGSTPERGINAVYRMARLVALIEGLHLAHAVHPQLGAPTLNLGEIHGGAAPNIVPGECVAYLDIRTVPGMTRQQVEDQLTGCCRAVEGEFKLEFQAWTEPHQVDPDNPVVHAIQRQCGEVLGFRPEVFGMGGGTFAKVLNVHGVIAVGWGPGDDEAFHVTNEYVEVNQLVDFCQLVCRVALDLLGRRS; this is encoded by the coding sequence ATGAGACTGACGATTCAAGACTATTTCAAGCAGCACCGGCAACAGATCACCCGGGAGATGCTGAACCTGCTGGCGGAGATGGTGGCGCAGCGCACCGTCAACGTCGTGAGTGAAAAGCTCGCGGAACACCCGTACCTCGAGTTCCGCGGCGAGGAATACCGCGTGGCGGAGATCGTCACCCGCGAGTTCGACCGCTGGGACATCCGCTACGACGTGCACGCCCGGCACGAGGGCCGGCCCAACGTGATCGGCCGGCTCGGCCGCGACCGGACGGGACAGCGGCTGCTCCTGGCCGGTCACATGGACATCGTCCCGCCCGGCGACGGCTGGGATTCGGACCCGTACATGGTCACCGTCCGCGACGGCAAGGTCTTTGGCCGCGGCGTGCTGGACAACAAGGGCCCGCTGGCCGCCATCCTGCTGGCCGCGCGCATCCTGAAGGAGACCGTCGGCGAGGACGCGCTGGCGGGCGAACTTCAGATCGCCGCCCTGTCTGACGAAGAGGCCACCGATCCGGACGGCGTGGATTTCGGGATCGGGTTCCTGATGGAGGAGCGGCGGATCAACCCCACTTGGGCGATCATCCCGGATATCGGCGAGAACATGAAACGGATCGACATCGCCGAGAAGGGCCGCGCCGTTGTCAAGATCACGGCGTTCGGTCGTCAGGCCCATGGCTCCACGCCTGAGCGTGGCATTAACGCCGTCTACCGGATGGCCCGGCTGGTGGCTCTCATCGAAGGATTGCATCTGGCGCATGCGGTGCACCCGCAGCTGGGCGCGCCCACCCTCAACCTGGGCGAGATCCACGGCGGCGCCGCACCCAACATCGTGCCCGGCGAGTGTGTGGCTTACCTGGACATCCGCACCGTGCCCGGCATGACCCGACAGCAGGTGGAAGACCAGCTCACGGGCTGCTGTCGTGCCGTGGAAGGGGAGTTCAAACTGGAGTTTCAGGCCTGGACGGAGCCGCACCAGGTGGATCCCGACAATCCGGTGGTCCACGCCATCCAGCGGCAGTGCGGCGAGGTTCTGGGATTCCGGCCCGAGGTGTTCGGAATGGGCGGCGGCACGTTCGCCAAGGTGCTCAATGTCCACGGCGTGATCGCCGTGGGCTGGGGCCCCGGTGACGACGAGGCATTCCACGTGACCAACGAGTATGTTGAAGTGAACCAGCTGGTGGATTTCTGCCAATTGGTTTGCCGCGTGGCGCTGGATCTGCTGGGTCGCCGATCCTGA
- a CDS encoding ATP-binding protein — translation MPDRDDYRSLFAEYFDARCPDCQNSRWVVENGVARRCHCFTEELAEHRLAFAGIPPSYQRCRLDNFMPQNAKQREALSFVEMFITSFQRGEALGRGLLIRGPVGVGKTHLAVAVLRRLIEQGFTGRFQNFLHLIEQIRQSFDDSGADIEGKLFRRLSRCQVVLLDELGATRPTEFVFNKLYDIINFCFDQRISVLFTTNYSDHAARPGWSAPAASPATDSEGRPKTDPAGPGSATAYTLAERITQRLYSRIMERCTDVVLQGSDYRLRHKAKS, via the coding sequence ATGCCCGACCGCGACGACTACCGATCACTGTTCGCCGAGTACTTTGACGCCCGCTGCCCGGACTGCCAGAATTCCCGCTGGGTGGTGGAAAACGGTGTCGCCCGCCGATGCCACTGTTTCACCGAAGAGCTGGCGGAACACCGCCTGGCGTTCGCCGGCATCCCCCCTTCCTACCAGCGATGCCGGCTGGACAATTTCATGCCCCAAAACGCCAAGCAGCGCGAGGCACTATCGTTCGTGGAGATGTTCATCACCTCGTTCCAGCGCGGTGAAGCGCTGGGCCGGGGACTGTTGATCCGCGGCCCGGTGGGCGTCGGCAAGACCCATCTGGCCGTGGCCGTCCTGCGCCGCCTCATCGAGCAGGGCTTCACCGGACGGTTCCAAAATTTCCTACATCTCATCGAGCAGATCCGGCAAAGCTTCGATGACAGCGGCGCCGACATCGAGGGGAAACTGTTCCGCCGGCTGAGCCGCTGCCAGGTGGTGCTGCTCGATGAACTGGGAGCCACCCGCCCCACCGAGTTCGTCTTCAACAAGCTGTACGACATCATCAATTTCTGTTTCGATCAGCGAATCTCGGTGCTGTTTACCACCAATTACTCGGACCATGCGGCCCGACCCGGCTGGTCGGCTCCCGCCGCCTCTCCGGCGACCGATTCCGAGGGGCGCCCGAAGACCGATCCGGCCGGTCCGGGCTCAGCCACGGCGTACACTCTGGCCGAGCGGATCACCCAGCGGCTTTACTCACGGATCATGGAGCGGTGCACCGACGTGGTGCTTCAGGGATCCGACTACCGCCTCCGGCACAAGGCCAAAAGCTGA
- a CDS encoding amidohydrolase, whose translation MADEPADRILKNGVIYTLDAARPVVTALAIRGDRVAATGSWEEIAPLAGARTVVLDLAGATAYPGFVDGHAHVGGLGRAMEILDLTGAASEADVAMLVRRSAAGTPAGDWILGRGWDQNRWPEKLFPTQASLTAAAPDHPVALTRVDGHAIWCNRRAMEIAGLGERAVPVDGGEILVDESGRPTGILVDRASDLIESKIPAARPEDIRRRLKRAMERCAAVGLTQVHDAGVGSAELAQYRALLQADQMPIRIWAMLEGDEAWLESQLAAGVSQDAAGRLVIRAVKMYADGALGSRGAWLLAPYTDRPDTSGLPVNPTETLERIARLCARYGFQACTHAIGDRANRTILDVYQRVLAGLPDGRERRFRVEHAQVLAMADIPRFHALGVIPSMQPTHCTSDMPWAVRRLGPERARYAYTWQTLIRTGVVIPTGSDFPVEAPDPLLGFYAAVTRMDKAGQPPGGWTPMERMTREQALRGMTEWSAFAAFQEKDKGVLANGKWADITVTDQDLMRVPESDILKTRVLLTMVGGRIVYDGRAPKEPENR comes from the coding sequence ATGGCCGATGAACCGGCGGACCGGATCCTGAAAAACGGCGTCATCTATACGCTGGATGCGGCGCGCCCCGTCGTGACCGCCCTGGCCATTCGCGGCGACCGGGTGGCGGCCACCGGCTCCTGGGAGGAAATAGCGCCGCTGGCCGGCGCGCGGACCGTGGTGCTGGACCTGGCGGGCGCGACAGCCTATCCGGGCTTCGTTGACGGCCACGCGCACGTGGGTGGCCTGGGCCGGGCCATGGAGATTCTGGACCTGACCGGAGCCGCGAGCGAGGCCGACGTGGCGATGCTGGTGCGGCGTTCCGCCGCCGGCACGCCGGCCGGCGATTGGATCCTGGGCCGCGGCTGGGACCAGAACCGGTGGCCTGAGAAACTATTTCCCACCCAGGCCAGTCTCACTGCCGCCGCTCCCGATCATCCGGTGGCCCTGACCCGGGTGGACGGTCACGCGATTTGGTGCAACCGACGGGCCATGGAAATAGCCGGACTGGGGGAGCGCGCTGTACCGGTCGACGGAGGCGAGATCCTCGTGGACGAGTCCGGGCGCCCCACCGGGATTCTGGTGGACCGCGCGTCCGACCTGATCGAATCAAAAATCCCGGCGGCGCGGCCCGAGGATATCCGCCGCCGTCTGAAGCGAGCAATGGAACGCTGCGCCGCTGTGGGGCTGACCCAGGTCCACGACGCCGGCGTCGGGTCCGCCGAGCTGGCGCAGTACCGGGCGCTGTTGCAGGCGGACCAGATGCCCATCCGGATCTGGGCCATGCTCGAGGGTGATGAGGCGTGGCTGGAGAGCCAGCTTGCCGCCGGCGTCTCACAGGATGCCGCGGGCCGCCTGGTGATCCGGGCGGTGAAGATGTACGCCGATGGTGCGCTGGGCTCCCGGGGCGCCTGGCTGCTGGCGCCATACACCGACCGCCCCGACACCAGCGGCCTGCCGGTCAATCCGACTGAAACCCTGGAACGCATCGCTCGGCTGTGCGCCCGCTACGGCTTTCAGGCGTGCACCCACGCCATCGGCGACCGAGCCAACCGGACCATCCTGGACGTGTACCAGCGCGTCCTGGCCGGACTGCCCGACGGCCGCGAACGACGCTTCCGGGTGGAACATGCGCAGGTGCTGGCGATGGCCGACATCCCGCGATTCCATGCGCTCGGCGTGATCCCGTCGATGCAACCCACCCATTGCACATCCGATATGCCGTGGGCGGTCCGGCGCCTGGGACCGGAGCGGGCCCGCTATGCCTACACCTGGCAGACCCTGATCCGCACGGGTGTGGTGATCCCCACCGGTTCGGATTTTCCGGTGGAGGCGCCCGATCCGCTGCTCGGCTTCTACGCTGCAGTCACCCGCATGGACAAAGCGGGCCAGCCGCCGGGGGGCTGGACACCCATGGAGCGGATGACCCGGGAACAGGCCCTGCGGGGCATGACGGAGTGGAGCGCGTTCGCCGCTTTCCAGGAGAAGGACAAAGGGGTGCTGGCCAACGGCAAGTGGGCGGACATCACCGTGACCGACCAGGACCTGATGCGGGTTCCGGAGAGTGACATCCTGAAGACTCGGGTGCTCCTGACGATGGTCGGCGGCCGGATCGTCTACGACGGCCGGGCGCCAAAGGAGCCCGAGAACCGATGA
- a CDS encoding DmsE family decaheme c-type cytochrome, whose protein sequence is MKRCLAFLLPASIVLLMGFGLAADAAKSSPTEELLPETSRQCASCHDELYNRFVAANAHARLKSFEWGTGLGGCEACHGNAQKHLDSGEKTDIFSFGDADEAKTNGMCMTCHKTGEFSQWAHGAHARNGLACTECHTIHKGKGRTAGDQMVLCGKCHADINAKMNYPSHHPVREGKMGCTSCHTPHAGAVIGSLKTTEQKNDLCLKCHSRYQGPFVFEHAPVVEDCTICHAPHGAAANNLLTQNEPFLCLQCHSAHFHMARIGDSTPHSGPSGDASNRWGESGWIRAYGTKCTQCHSQVHGSDLPSQGVSSHGRSLSR, encoded by the coding sequence ATGAAACGGTGTCTCGCGTTTCTCCTGCCGGCCTCCATCGTCCTGCTGATGGGCTTCGGCCTGGCGGCTGATGCCGCCAAGTCGTCTCCCACCGAGGAACTCCTCCCCGAAACGAGCCGCCAGTGCGCGAGTTGCCACGACGAGCTGTACAACCGCTTCGTGGCCGCCAACGCGCACGCCCGGCTGAAATCGTTCGAGTGGGGAACAGGCCTCGGTGGATGCGAAGCCTGCCATGGGAATGCTCAGAAGCACCTCGATTCGGGAGAGAAGACCGACATCTTCTCCTTCGGGGACGCGGACGAGGCGAAAACGAACGGGATGTGCATGACCTGTCACAAAACCGGCGAGTTTTCGCAATGGGCCCACGGCGCGCATGCCCGTAATGGACTGGCGTGCACCGAGTGTCACACCATCCACAAGGGCAAAGGACGCACGGCCGGCGACCAGATGGTGTTGTGCGGCAAGTGCCACGCCGACATCAACGCCAAAATGAACTACCCCTCGCACCACCCGGTGCGCGAGGGCAAGATGGGCTGCACCAGCTGCCACACGCCGCATGCCGGCGCCGTGATCGGTTCACTGAAGACCACCGAGCAGAAAAACGACCTGTGCCTCAAGTGCCACAGCCGCTACCAGGGTCCGTTCGTCTTCGAGCACGCGCCGGTCGTGGAAGACTGCACCATCTGCCATGCCCCGCACGGTGCGGCCGCCAACAACCTGTTGACGCAGAACGAACCGTTCCTCTGCCTGCAGTGCCACTCCGCCCATTTCCACATGGCCCGGATCGGCGATTCGACCCCGCACAGCGGGCCGTCGGGTGACGCCTCCAACCGCTGGGGCGAGTCGGGCTGGATCCGCGCCTACGGCACCAAGTGCACCCAGTGCCATTCCCAGGTCCACGGCTCTGATTTGCCGTCCCAGGGCGTCAGCAGCCATGGCCGCAGCCTGAGCCGGTAA
- a CDS encoding DUF4390 domain-containing protein codes for MRIQLVVLLSIWSMLNVLLDEQGELVNLSCACESQTVALRCRIRDVDPTALRRLLEGGETVIFRYEAELRGERSIWFDEFCAEATVDKRLSYDPRTRQFFGSTTTEGRESSARIFGTLDDAVEWLAAVAEPPLLLRFSDPLQPGDYVQARVVLQRKKLLFVVPVETATPWKRQPVRCP; via the coding sequence ATGAGAATCCAGCTGGTCGTCCTGCTCTCCATCTGGAGCATGCTGAACGTATTGCTCGACGAGCAGGGCGAGCTGGTCAATCTGAGCTGTGCATGCGAGTCTCAGACAGTCGCGCTGCGGTGCCGCATTCGGGACGTCGACCCGACCGCTCTCCGCCGGCTGCTGGAGGGCGGCGAGACGGTCATTTTCCGCTACGAGGCCGAGTTGCGCGGCGAACGGAGCATCTGGTTCGATGAGTTCTGCGCCGAGGCGACGGTGGACAAGCGGCTGTCTTATGATCCCCGCACCCGGCAGTTTTTCGGATCAACCACGACCGAAGGCCGGGAGTCGTCCGCCCGGATATTCGGCACTCTGGATGATGCCGTCGAGTGGCTGGCGGCCGTCGCCGAACCGCCGTTGCTCCTGAGGTTCTCCGACCCGCTCCAGCCGGGCGACTACGTGCAGGCGCGGGTGGTGCTCCAGCGGAAGAAGCTGCTGTTCGTCGTCCCGGTCGAAACCGCCACGCCGTGGAAGCGCCAGCCGGTCCGGTGCCCATGA